A window of Pomacea canaliculata isolate SZHN2017 linkage group LG3, ASM307304v1, whole genome shotgun sequence contains these coding sequences:
- the LOC112560410 gene encoding LOW QUALITY PROTEIN: protocadherin-9-like (The sequence of the model RefSeq protein was modified relative to this genomic sequence to represent the inferred CDS: deleted 1 base in 1 codon): MLSLLFMIFLTSFSLRHSNLSANAQELIFEVLEEIPPSYLGNIGVKANLTSVLGQQELLALQYTIVDVSSSAHNPFSVSPTSGDLYTEKSLDREGLCGTTSVCTVRCDVAVQSASPESAFFRKFSLVVYILDANDNAPAFSQSSFEWKYSEQTPVETTFALPTANDVDVDERHKVQRYTLEPKIDTFNLNVLAYETLSGEHRLSVFLRISQPLDREVNQLYSFSLIAFDGGSPIKTATLPITVNVLDENDNEPVFDHAQYTRVLTEGTPTDSVALVVNARDLDEGDNGRISFHISDTSDTSIKSLFSVKEDTGVITVIGLLGTRGGNTYDFEVLARDAGIPQLSSTCRVIIEIQDTRNDKPEMEVKPLFSHSGAAVVPESAAIGKVTALLTVVDHDSDRNGLVNCNLDNPRFSLQTLELNEYKIIVAQPLDREKETNYTVVITCRDGGKPPLSTEKVLRIEISDSNDNPPVFSSKNYFFSVDENEVVGTWVGSVTATDADFGANSRIVYSMENNGETFTIDTMLGDIYTTRFLDREDKPKYVFIAYAWDSSPSPLTSTTTVVINVGDKNDLRPVFASSSYIFQVQERTPIGTVIGHVTATDGDIGLNAQVEYYMVTSRLIPRMPIGVNASGVIMVSGELDYEVSSMYTFVIAAVDLGLLPQNSSIHVTVNVIDKNDHSPVISFPNVDNPTVTIALDTAPGSEVAKIVAYDLDSGTNGDLTYTISVRNGSNLFVVDPLTGVISLGHQILPSDIRSYDLVVNVRDNGIPQMTQQALLHIEVVSSDEVKQIDLNMKIVIALVCITLALALAVLTTLLLIRYFDRQRKAATERHKHSIINKAKYNACTDMEQEATAASTLFIPQKDQNTLASGGINITKKIVTFEKDKTYGEAKDCEEQDIPKPPAKKVSRETLWVECTSAGNFSTFKPPPKPKILEEQQQQRLSQQANSRQAMDADVVHHARRQQNELVRSLKSTRPPTYQQATEHPDKDVEVWSSSSTETSDSGHGGSELDVSVVKVQV; encoded by the exons ATGCTGTCACTTCTCTTCATGATCTTtcttacttctttttctttgcggCATTCTAATCTGTCAGCCAATGCACAAGAACTGATATTTGAAGTGTTGGAAGAAATACCACCCAGTTACCTAGGAAACATTGGTGTAAAAGCCAATTTAACCTCAGTGTTGGGTCAGCAGGAACTCTTGGCTTTGCAATATACCATCGTGGACGTCAGTTCCAGTGCTCATAACCCATTCTCAGTGTCACCGACATCTGGTGATCTGTACACAGAGAAGTCATTAGATCGAGAAGGTCTTTGCGGCACCACTTCGGTGTGTACGGTTCGTTGTGACGTAGCCGTGCAGTCAGCCAGTCCGGAATCAgcctttttcagaaaattttcaCTAGTTGTGTACATCTTGGATGCCAACGACAATGCCCCTGCCTTCTCTCAGTCCAGTTTCG AGTGGAAATATTCTGAACAGACGCCGGTTGAAACTACTTTTGCGCTGCCGACTGCAAATGATGTAGATGTCGATGAGCGACACAAAGTACAAAGGTACACCCTGGAGCCCAAAATCGACACTTtcaatttaaatgttttggcGTATGAGACATTATCAGGAGAACATCGCTTGTCAGTGTTCCTGAGGATCTCACAGCCTTTGGACAGAGAAGTTAACCAACTGTATAGCTTCTCTTTGATAGCATTTGATGGTGGCAGTCCTATTAAAACAGCGACTTTGCCAATTACTGTCAATGTCCTCGATGAAAACGACAATGAACCAGTTTTTGATCATGCGCAGTACACAAGAGTTCTGACTGAGGGAACTCCCACCGACTCCGTGGCCTTAGTTGTGAATGCTCGAGACCTTGACGAGGGTGACAACGGAAGGATTTCGTTCCACATCTCTGACACGTCAGACACCTCAATAAAGTCTCTGTTCTCCGTGAAAGAAGACACAGGGGTCATAACAGTGATCGGCTTACTGGGGACAAGAGGTGGAAATACTTATGATTTCGAGGTCCTCGCTAGAGATGCAGGCATACCTCAACTGAGTTCAACCTGCAGAGTAATCATAGAGATTCAGGATACCCGCAATGATAAACCAGAAATGGAGGTGAAGCCCCTGTTCAGCCACAGTGGGGCAGCAGTAGTTCCGGAGTCTGCTGCCATCGGTAAGGTGACTGCGCTTTTGACCGTCGTGGACCATGACTCTGATCGCAACGGACTGGTAAATTGCAATTTGGACAACCCACGCTTCTCTTTGCAAACTCTAGAGCTAAACGAGTATAAGATTATCGTTGCACAGCCACTAGATCGAGAAAAAGAAACGAACTACACTGTCGTCATTACCTGTCGCGATGGAGGCAAACCTCCACTGTCTACAGAAAAAGTGCTAAGGATTGAAATAAGCGATAGCAATGACAACCCTCCAGTTTTCAGCTccaaaaattactttttcagcGTTGACGAAAACGAGGTGGTAGGAACGTGGGTTGGAAGTGTCACAGCAACCGATGCAGATTTTGGTGCAAACTCTCGCATCGTGTATAGCATGGAAAACAATGGGGAGACCTTTACCATCGACACTATGCTTGGAGATATTTACACCACCAGATTCCTGGACCGAGAGGACAAGCCCAAGTACGTCTTTATCGCCTACGCCTGGGACAGCAGTCCCAGTCCCCTCACGTCGACGACTACTGTAGTGATAAACGTAGGAGACAAAAATGACCTTCGTCCAGTTTTTGCAAGTAGTAGTTACATATTCCAAGTGCAAGAGCGCACGCCTATTGGTACCGTTATTGGTCATGTGACTGCTACCGATGGGGACATTGGCCTTAATGCACAGGTAGAATATTACATGGTGACGTCAAGGTTAATTCCACGAATGCCCATCGGCGTTAACGCCTCCGGGGTCATCATGGTGTCTGGGGAATTGGACTACGAAGTATCCAGCATGTACACATTCGTGATAGCTGCTGTGGATCTTGGATTATTGCCCCAGAACTCATCAATACACGTTACTGTGAATGTAATAGACAAAAACGACCACAGCCCCGTCATCTCGTTCCCCAATGTGGATAACCCCACCGTCACCATTGCCTTAGACACAGCTCCTGGCTCAGAAGTAGCAAAGATTGTCGCTTATGATCTAGACAGCGGAACGAACGGCGACCTAACCTATACCATCTCTGTCAGAAACGGTAGTAACTTATTTGTTGTAGATCCCCTGACAGGAGTTATCAGCCTCGGTCATCAGATACTTCCAAGTGACATACGGTCGTACGACTTAGTAGTCAACGTCAGAGACAACGGCATTCCGCAGATGACGCAGCAGGCCTTGCTACATATCGAAGTTGTATCTTCTGATGAGGTCAAGCAGATcgatttaaacatgaaaattgtCATTGCACTAGTCTGCATTACGCTCGCACTTGCCCTGGCGGTTTTGACGACGCTGTTGCTCATTAGATATTTTGATCGTCAGAGGAAAGCAGCTACCGAAAGACACAAGCATAGCATCATAAACAAGGCAAAATACAATGCGTGTACGGACATGGAGCAGGAGGCCACTGCTGCTAGTACTTTATTTATTCCCCAAAAAGACCAAAACACCCTTGCTTCAGGCGGTattaacattacaaaaaaaattgttacctttgaaaaagataaaacttaTGGGGAAGCCAAAGATTGCGAAGAACAAGACATACCGAAGCCACCAGCTAAAAAAGTGAGCAGAGAGACGTTATGGGTGGAATGTACTTCTGCGGGGAATTTTTCAACGTTCAAGCCACCACCTAAACCAAAGATCCTCGAGGAGCAGCAGCAA CAAAGACTTTCACAGCAGGCTAACAGTAGACAAGCAATGGACGCAGATGTTGTCCACCATGCACGTCGACAGCAAAATGAACTTGTCAGATCACTAAAAAGCACCCGTCCCCCAACATATCAACAG gcaaCTGAACACCCTGATAAGGACGTTGAAGTCTGGAGCAGCTCTTCCACTGAAACCAGTGATAGTGGACATGGTGGGAGTGAACTCGATGTTTCAGTTGTCAAG GTTCAAGTGTGA